Proteins co-encoded in one Xiphophorus hellerii strain 12219 chromosome 10, Xiphophorus_hellerii-4.1, whole genome shotgun sequence genomic window:
- the get4 gene encoding Golgi to ER traffic protein 4 homolog → MAEPESLRCSSVRNRGGVQRVEGKLRASVEKGDYYEAHQMYRTLFFRYMSQGKHAEARELMFNGALLFFSYNQQNSAADLSMLVLEVLEKSDTKVEDEILENLAKLFSLMDPNSPERVAFVSRALKWSTGGSGKLGHPKFHQLLAVILWKEQNYSESRYHFLHSSDGEGCAQMLVEYSSSRGYRSEVDMFVAQAVLQFLCLKNKNSASVVFSTYTEKHPSIERGPPFVQPLLNFIWFLLLAVEGGKLTVFTVLCEQYQPSLKRDPMYNEYLDRIGQLFFGVPPKQSPSYGGLLGNLLNSLMGSGEEDDVAEEAHEDSSPIELD, encoded by the exons ATGGCTGAGCCGGAGTCTCTGAGGTGCTCCAGCGTCAGGAACCGTGGAGGCGTCCAGAGAGTCGAAGGGAAACTGCGAGCCAGCGTAGAAAAAGGAGACTACTATGAAGCTCACCAAATGtacagaactttattttttag GTATATGTCACAGGGAAAACACGCTGAAGCCAGAGAGCTGATGTTCAATGGGGCTCTTCTCTTCTTCAGCTACAACCAG CAAAACAGTGCAGCTGATCTGTCCATGCTGGTGTTGGAGGTTTTGGAGAAGTCCGACACAAAGGTAGAAGATGAAATATTAG AAAACCTGGCCAAGCTGTTCAGCCTGATGGACCCAAACTCTCCAGAGAGAGTTGCGTTTGTTTCCAGAGCCCTGAAATGGTCTACAGGAGGATCTGGCAAGTTAGGTCACCCCAAATTCCACCAGCTGCTTGCTGTCATCTTATGGAAAG AACAAAACTACAGCGAGTCTCGGTATCATTTCCTGCATTCATCTGACGGGGAGGGCTGCGCTCAGATGCTAGTAGAGTATTCATCGTCGCGAGGCTACCGCAGCGAGGTCGACATGTTTGTGGCGCAGGCCGTCCTTCA GTTCCTCTGcctaaagaacaaaaacagcgCTTCCGTGGTGTTCAGCACATACACAGAGAAACACCCGTCCATAGAGAGGGGCCCTCCTTTCGTCCAGCCTCTACTAAACTTTATCTGGTTTCTGCTGCTGGCAGTGGAAGG GGGTAAATTAACAGTTTTCACAGTGTTATGTGAGCAATATCAACCTTCCCTGAAAAGGGATCCCATGTATAATGAG TATCTCGACCGAATAGGACAGCTTTTCTTTGGAGTCCCACCCAAACAGTCTCCATCGTACGGAGGTCTGCTGG GGAACCTGCTGAACAGCCTGATGGGTTCCGGCGAAGAAGACGACGTTGCCGAAGAAGCCCACGAGGACAGCAGCCCCATAGAACTGGACTGA
- the vps35l gene encoding VPS35 endosomal protein-sorting factor-like isoform X2 yields the protein MASVQWRSRGRNYEAELQRCHPEGLPVEFGDYHPLKPIMVTDTKTRRGARKGSTSSSSSSSSSAPVDPLSSMLDGTDPLSMFAATETSAAASHGSSVGDLGRKRRVKEEEALGADFEPWSTKRGEILARFTTTEKLSINLCMGSDRGKAPNPGSSAVSEKVRTRLEELDDLEEGSHRELLNLSQQDYANRIEELNQSLKEAWSSDQKVKALKIVIQCSKLLSDTSVIQFYPSKFVLITDILDTFGRLVYDRIWTMCLDPRPLPDSFTVEDVNDTAKETCLNWFFKIASIRELLPRLYVEAAILKCNRFLSKSGIQETLPRLTAMIRGMGDPLVAAYARAYLCRVGMEVAPHLKESLNANVFDLLATFRQISGDSVQKQLHVQKVEIPAYLTLYSPAINWILQCVAYRAPEQLLTEMMERCKMMANNALLLNSIMRAFRPEFVATRATDFIGMIKDCDESGFPKHLLYGSLGRSLACADPPESERLTILNEAWKVITKVRNPQDYMNCAEIWVEFTCRHFTKREVNTVLADIIKHMTPDRAFEEAYPQLQSVIRKILTYFHDFSVLFSMERFLPFLDMFQKDSVRVEVCKSIMEVFIKHQLELTRDPVILNAMLHICKTMHDSVNALTLEDEKRSLALLIIGFIRMVSFGRDFEQQLSFCVEARATFCNLEPVLVQLIHTVNQLAMETRMVMKGNHSRKTAAFVRACAAYCFITIPSLSSIFSRLHLYLLSGQVALANQCLSQADAFLKAAVSVLPEVPRSISVEGKLRSSESFLLDYINNFLATLLVVPDHPEHGVLYLVRGLLNMVQDYTWEDNSDAKVRVYISALPLLAAMSQETYLYSIPKMDSNETLYGGDPKFLSEINKLCETLIGQILDHLKTLTRDESVRRQSALAFSLFGVLLAHGDLRNNKLSQLSINLWNLSHKHGHCETRVSIRTLESIKHQAQRPDMAHLSDTIQRLALQSRT from the exons ATGGCTTCGGTTCAATG GCGCTCTCGTGGGCGAAACTATGAGGCAGAGCTGCAGAGGTGTCATCCTGAGGGACTTCCTGTCGAGTTCGGAGACTACCATCCCCTCAAGCCTATCATG GTCACGGACACAAAGACCCGCCGTGGAGCTCGCAAAGGCAGCacctcctcatcttcctcctcctcctcctcagcacCCGTGGACCCCCTCAGCTCCATGCTGGACGGGACGGACCCCCTGTCCATGTTTGCCGCCACCGAGACGTCGGCGGCCGCGTCGCACGGCAGCTCCGTGGGG GATCtcgggaggaagaggagggtgaaggaggaagaggcgCTCGGAGCCGACTTTGAGCCCTGGTCAACGAAACGAGGAGAAATCCTGGCCAGGTTCACCACCACTGAAAAACTGTCCATT AATCTCTGTATGGGCTCTGACAGAG GAAAAGCTCCCAATCCAGGATCGTCGGCCGTTTCAGAGAAAGTCCGCACTCGCCTGGAGGAGTTGGACGATTTGGAGGAG ggTTCCCACAGGGAGCTCCTCAACCTCTCCCAGCAGGATTACGCCAACCGCATAGAGGAGCTCAACCAGTCCCTGAAAGAGGCCTGGTCCTCCGACCAGAAGGTCAAAGCCCTGAAGATCGTCATCCAG TGCTCCAAACTTCTGTCCGACACGTCTGTGATCCAGTTCTACCCCAGCAAGTTCGTCCTCATCACCGACATCCTCGACACTTTCG gCCGTCTGGTGTATGACAGGATCTGGACCATGTGTTTAGACCCCAGACCTCTGCCAG acTCCTTCACAGTAGAAGATGTGAACGACACGGCGAAGGAGACATGCCTCAACTGGTTCTTCAAGATCGCCTCCATCAGGGAGCTGCTGCCCCGACT aTATGTGGAAGCTGCTATCCTCAAGTGCAACCGTTTCCTCAGCAAGTC AGGGATCCAGGAGACCCTTCCCCGGCTGACCGCCATGATCCGTGGGATGGGAGACCCTCTGGTCGCCGCCTACGCCAGAGCTTACCTCTGCAGG GTGGGCATGGAGGTGGCGCCCCACCTGAAGGAGAGTCTGAACGCCAACGTCTTCGACCTGCTCGCCACCTTCAGGCAGATCAGCGGTGACAGCGTCCAGAAGCAGCTGCACGTGCAGAAGGTGGAGATACCGGCGTACCTGACGCTCTACTCGCCCGCCATCAACTGGATCCTGCAGTGCGTCGCGTACCGAGCTCCGGAG CAACTTCTCACAGAGATGATGGAGAGATGCAAGATGATGGCAAATAA tgCCTTGCTTCTCAACTCAATAATGAGAGCATTCAGGCCGGAGTTTGTTGCCACCAGAGCCACTGATTTCATTGGCATGATCAAAGACTGCGACGAGTCCGGCTTCCCAAAG CACCTGCTGTACGGCTCTCTGGGTCGCAGTCTGGCCTGCGCCGATCCTCCAGAGTCTGAGAGGCTGACCATCCTGAACGAAGCCTGGAAAGTCATCACCAAAGTCCGAAACCCTCAG GACTACATGAACTGCGCTGAGATCTGGGTGGAGTTCACCTGCCGACACTTTACT AAACGAGAGGTCAACACGGTCCTGGCTGACATCATCAAACACATGACTCCTGACCGAGCGTTTGAGGAGGCCTACCCTCAG CTGCAGTCAGTGATCAGGAAGATCCTCACCTACTTCCACGACTTTTCCGTCCTCTTCTCCATG GAGCGCTTCCTGCCGTTCCTCGACATGTTCCAGAAGGACAGTGTGAGGGTGGAGGTCTGCAAATCCATCATGGAGGTTTTCATCAA ACACCAGCTGGAGCTCACCAGGGACCCGGTCATCCTCAATGCCATGCTGCACATCTGCAAAACCATGCACGACTCCGTTAA CGCTCTCACGCTCGAAGATGAGAAAAGATCTTTGGCTCTGCTGATCATCGGCTTCATCCGCATG GTTTCCTTCGGCCGGGACTTTGAGCAGCAGCTGAGTTTCTGCGTGGAGGCCAGAGCCACCTTCTGCAACCTGGAGCCGGTCCTGGTGCAGCTCATCCAC ACGGTGAACCAGCTGGCCATGGAGACCCGCATGGTGATGAAAGGGAATCACTCCAGGAAGACGGCAGCGTTTGTCCGG GCATGTGCGGCCTACTGCTTCATCACCATCCCGTCTCTCAGCAGCATCTTCAGCCGCCTCCACCTCTACCTGCTGTCCGGTCAGGTCGCCTTGGCCAACCAGTGTCTCTCTCAGG CCGACGCGTTCCTGAAGGCAGCGGTCAGCGTCCTTCCTGAGGTTCCTCGCTCCATCAGCGTGGAGGGGAAGCTGCGCTCCTCCGAGAGCTTCCTGCTGGACTACATCAACAACTTCTTGGCCACGCTGCTGGTTGTCCCG GACCACCCGGAGCACGGCGTGCTGTACTTGGTCCGCGGGCTGCTCAACATGGTCCAGGATTATACCTGGGAGGACAACAGCGACGCCAAGGTGCGCGTTTACATCAGCGCCCTGCCGCTGCTCGCCGCCATGAGTCAGGAAACGTACCTCTACTCCATTCCTAAAA TGGACTCCAATGAGACGTTATATGGAGGAGACCCAAAGTTCTTGTCAGAGATCAACAAGCTGTGTGAGACTTTGATCGGACAAATCTTGGACCATCTGAAGACGCTCACTCGCGACGAG AGCGTGCGGCGTCAAAGCGCCCTGGCCTTCTCCCTCTTTGGGGTCCTGCTGGCCCACGGCgacctgaggaacaacaagctgAGTCAGCTGTCCATCAACCTGTGGAACCTGAGCCACAAGCACGGACACTGCGAGACGCGAGTCTCT ATTCGGACTCTGGAGTCCATCAAACATCAGGCTCAGCGGCCTGACATGGCCCACCTGTCAGACACAATCCAGAGGCTTGCTCTGCAGTCCCGTACCTGA
- the vps35l gene encoding VPS35 endosomal protein-sorting factor-like isoform X1 → MASVQWRSRGRNYEAELQRCHPEGLPVEFGDYHPLKPIMVTDTKTRRGARKGSTSSSSSSSSSAPVDPLSSMLDGTDPLSMFAATETSAAASHGSSVGDLGRKRRVKEEEALGADFEPWSTKRGEILARFTTTEKLSINLCMGSDRGKAPNPGSSAVSEKVRTRLEELDDLEEGSHRELLNLSQQDYANRIEELNQSLKEAWSSDQKVKALKIVIQCSKLLSDTSVIQFYPSKFVLITDILDTFGRLVYDRIWTMCLDPRPLPDSFTVEDVNDTAKETCLNWFFKIASIRELLPRLYVEAAILKCNRFLSKSGIQETLPRLTAMIRGMGDPLVAAYARAYLCRVGMEVAPHLKESLNANVFDLLATFRQISGDSVQKQLHVQKVEIPAYLTLYSPAINWILQCVAYRAPEQLLTEMMERCKMMANNALLLNSIMRAFRPEFVATRATDFIGMIKDCDESGFPKHLLYGSLGRSLACADPPESERLTILNEAWKVITKVRNPQDYMNCAEIWVEFTCRHFTKREVNTVLADIIKHMTPDRAFEEAYPQLQSVIRKILTYFHDFSVLFSMERFLPFLDMFQKDSVRVEVCKSIMEVFIKHQLELTRDPVILNAMLHICKTMHDSVNALTLEDEKRSLALLIIGFIRMVSFGRDFEQQLSFCVEARATFCNLEPVLVQLIHTVNQLAMETRMVMKGNHSRKTAAFVRACAAYCFITIPSLSSIFSRLHLYLLSGQVALANQCLSQADAFLKAAVSVLPEVPRSISVEGKLRSSESFLLDYINNFLATLLVVPDHPEHGVLYLVRGLLNMVQDYTWEDNSDAKVRVYISALPLLAAMSQETYLYSIPKMDSNETLYGGDPKFLSEINKLCETLIGQILDHLKTLTRDEQSVRRQSALAFSLFGVLLAHGDLRNNKLSQLSINLWNLSHKHGHCETRVSIRTLESIKHQAQRPDMAHLSDTIQRLALQSRT, encoded by the exons ATGGCTTCGGTTCAATG GCGCTCTCGTGGGCGAAACTATGAGGCAGAGCTGCAGAGGTGTCATCCTGAGGGACTTCCTGTCGAGTTCGGAGACTACCATCCCCTCAAGCCTATCATG GTCACGGACACAAAGACCCGCCGTGGAGCTCGCAAAGGCAGCacctcctcatcttcctcctcctcctcctcagcacCCGTGGACCCCCTCAGCTCCATGCTGGACGGGACGGACCCCCTGTCCATGTTTGCCGCCACCGAGACGTCGGCGGCCGCGTCGCACGGCAGCTCCGTGGGG GATCtcgggaggaagaggagggtgaaggaggaagaggcgCTCGGAGCCGACTTTGAGCCCTGGTCAACGAAACGAGGAGAAATCCTGGCCAGGTTCACCACCACTGAAAAACTGTCCATT AATCTCTGTATGGGCTCTGACAGAG GAAAAGCTCCCAATCCAGGATCGTCGGCCGTTTCAGAGAAAGTCCGCACTCGCCTGGAGGAGTTGGACGATTTGGAGGAG ggTTCCCACAGGGAGCTCCTCAACCTCTCCCAGCAGGATTACGCCAACCGCATAGAGGAGCTCAACCAGTCCCTGAAAGAGGCCTGGTCCTCCGACCAGAAGGTCAAAGCCCTGAAGATCGTCATCCAG TGCTCCAAACTTCTGTCCGACACGTCTGTGATCCAGTTCTACCCCAGCAAGTTCGTCCTCATCACCGACATCCTCGACACTTTCG gCCGTCTGGTGTATGACAGGATCTGGACCATGTGTTTAGACCCCAGACCTCTGCCAG acTCCTTCACAGTAGAAGATGTGAACGACACGGCGAAGGAGACATGCCTCAACTGGTTCTTCAAGATCGCCTCCATCAGGGAGCTGCTGCCCCGACT aTATGTGGAAGCTGCTATCCTCAAGTGCAACCGTTTCCTCAGCAAGTC AGGGATCCAGGAGACCCTTCCCCGGCTGACCGCCATGATCCGTGGGATGGGAGACCCTCTGGTCGCCGCCTACGCCAGAGCTTACCTCTGCAGG GTGGGCATGGAGGTGGCGCCCCACCTGAAGGAGAGTCTGAACGCCAACGTCTTCGACCTGCTCGCCACCTTCAGGCAGATCAGCGGTGACAGCGTCCAGAAGCAGCTGCACGTGCAGAAGGTGGAGATACCGGCGTACCTGACGCTCTACTCGCCCGCCATCAACTGGATCCTGCAGTGCGTCGCGTACCGAGCTCCGGAG CAACTTCTCACAGAGATGATGGAGAGATGCAAGATGATGGCAAATAA tgCCTTGCTTCTCAACTCAATAATGAGAGCATTCAGGCCGGAGTTTGTTGCCACCAGAGCCACTGATTTCATTGGCATGATCAAAGACTGCGACGAGTCCGGCTTCCCAAAG CACCTGCTGTACGGCTCTCTGGGTCGCAGTCTGGCCTGCGCCGATCCTCCAGAGTCTGAGAGGCTGACCATCCTGAACGAAGCCTGGAAAGTCATCACCAAAGTCCGAAACCCTCAG GACTACATGAACTGCGCTGAGATCTGGGTGGAGTTCACCTGCCGACACTTTACT AAACGAGAGGTCAACACGGTCCTGGCTGACATCATCAAACACATGACTCCTGACCGAGCGTTTGAGGAGGCCTACCCTCAG CTGCAGTCAGTGATCAGGAAGATCCTCACCTACTTCCACGACTTTTCCGTCCTCTTCTCCATG GAGCGCTTCCTGCCGTTCCTCGACATGTTCCAGAAGGACAGTGTGAGGGTGGAGGTCTGCAAATCCATCATGGAGGTTTTCATCAA ACACCAGCTGGAGCTCACCAGGGACCCGGTCATCCTCAATGCCATGCTGCACATCTGCAAAACCATGCACGACTCCGTTAA CGCTCTCACGCTCGAAGATGAGAAAAGATCTTTGGCTCTGCTGATCATCGGCTTCATCCGCATG GTTTCCTTCGGCCGGGACTTTGAGCAGCAGCTGAGTTTCTGCGTGGAGGCCAGAGCCACCTTCTGCAACCTGGAGCCGGTCCTGGTGCAGCTCATCCAC ACGGTGAACCAGCTGGCCATGGAGACCCGCATGGTGATGAAAGGGAATCACTCCAGGAAGACGGCAGCGTTTGTCCGG GCATGTGCGGCCTACTGCTTCATCACCATCCCGTCTCTCAGCAGCATCTTCAGCCGCCTCCACCTCTACCTGCTGTCCGGTCAGGTCGCCTTGGCCAACCAGTGTCTCTCTCAGG CCGACGCGTTCCTGAAGGCAGCGGTCAGCGTCCTTCCTGAGGTTCCTCGCTCCATCAGCGTGGAGGGGAAGCTGCGCTCCTCCGAGAGCTTCCTGCTGGACTACATCAACAACTTCTTGGCCACGCTGCTGGTTGTCCCG GACCACCCGGAGCACGGCGTGCTGTACTTGGTCCGCGGGCTGCTCAACATGGTCCAGGATTATACCTGGGAGGACAACAGCGACGCCAAGGTGCGCGTTTACATCAGCGCCCTGCCGCTGCTCGCCGCCATGAGTCAGGAAACGTACCTCTACTCCATTCCTAAAA TGGACTCCAATGAGACGTTATATGGAGGAGACCCAAAGTTCTTGTCAGAGATCAACAAGCTGTGTGAGACTTTGATCGGACAAATCTTGGACCATCTGAAGACGCTCACTCGCGACGAG CAGAGCGTGCGGCGTCAAAGCGCCCTGGCCTTCTCCCTCTTTGGGGTCCTGCTGGCCCACGGCgacctgaggaacaacaagctgAGTCAGCTGTCCATCAACCTGTGGAACCTGAGCCACAAGCACGGACACTGCGAGACGCGAGTCTCT ATTCGGACTCTGGAGTCCATCAAACATCAGGCTCAGCGGCCTGACATGGCCCACCTGTCAGACACAATCCAGAGGCTTGCTCTGCAGTCCCGTACCTGA